In a genomic window of Octadecabacter temperatus:
- a CDS encoding aromatic amino acid transaminase — MFETLSSQPKDKILALMAAYREDERDTKVDLGVGVYKDASGNTPVMRAVKAAEKRLVKEQSTKAYTGLAGDPAFSDAMIGLVLDGAVDRDRIAAVATPGGTGAIRQALELIKLAAPGATVWLSDPTWPNHPSIIKYLGMKTKTYRYFDAETRNVDYVGMLTDLGAVLPGDVVLLHGCCHNPTGANLTMPQWKGVIELLKEKSAVPFVDIAYQGFGDGLAEDGAATRLVASSFDNVLIAASCSKNFGVYRERTGILMSVAKDTAQRDLAQQNMSFLNRQNFSFPPDHGARVVTTILNDPELRADWEAELEEVRLGMLELRKQLAAELRRLSNSDRFDFLAEHRGMFSLLGTTPDLVEKLRADHGIYMVGDSRMNIAGLNKKTIPVLAKAIIDAGI, encoded by the coding sequence ATGTTTGAGACCCTTTCTTCACAACCGAAAGATAAAATCCTCGCCTTGATGGCGGCATATCGTGAAGACGAACGGGACACCAAGGTCGATCTTGGGGTTGGTGTTTACAAAGATGCCAGCGGCAACACACCCGTAATGCGTGCGGTAAAGGCCGCAGAAAAACGTCTGGTGAAGGAACAAAGCACCAAGGCCTACACAGGGCTGGCCGGCGACCCTGCGTTTAGCGATGCGATGATCGGTTTGGTTTTGGATGGCGCTGTCGATCGTGATCGCATTGCTGCTGTTGCGACGCCGGGTGGTACAGGTGCCATTCGCCAAGCGCTTGAGCTGATCAAGCTCGCAGCACCAGGGGCCACAGTTTGGCTGTCTGATCCGACTTGGCCGAACCACCCATCCATCATCAAATACCTCGGCATGAAGACGAAGACCTACCGTTACTTTGATGCGGAAACACGCAACGTGGATTATGTCGGCATGCTAACGGATCTGGGTGCGGTGTTGCCTGGTGATGTAGTGCTGCTTCACGGGTGCTGCCACAATCCAACCGGTGCAAACCTGACCATGCCGCAGTGGAAAGGCGTGATTGAACTGCTGAAAGAAAAGTCCGCGGTGCCTTTCGTTGACATTGCCTATCAGGGCTTTGGTGACGGGTTGGCCGAAGATGGCGCGGCAACACGTTTGGTCGCGTCTAGCTTCGACAACGTTCTTATCGCAGCGAGCTGTTCAAAGAACTTCGGTGTTTACCGCGAACGTACTGGCATCTTGATGTCTGTCGCCAAGGACACTGCACAGCGCGATCTGGCACAGCAAAATATGTCGTTCCTGAACCGCCAGAACTTTAGCTTTCCACCGGATCACGGTGCGCGTGTCGTCACAACAATCTTGAACGACCCCGAATTGCGCGCCGACTGGGAAGCCGAGCTGGAAGAGGTTCGTCTTGGTATGCTGGAGTTGCGTAAGCAGCTTGCGGCTGAACTGCGCCGCCTGTCCAATTCTGATCGCTTTGATTTTCTCGCAGAGCATCGCGGCATGTTCTCCCTTTTGGGAACCACGCCCGATCTGGTGGAAAAGCTTCGCGCAGATCACGGGATTTACATGGTGGGCGACAGCCGCATGAACATTGCGGGGCTGAACAAGAAAACCATTCCAGTGCTGGCCAAGGCGATTATCGACGCCGGCATCTAA
- the sseA gene encoding 3-mercaptopyruvate sulfurtransferase has product MASDDPKTLVSTAWLADHLKDPDLRVLDASWFMPDAGRDAKAEYSAAHIPGARFFDIDDVSDHRSELPHKVPSVEKFMSRMRKMGVGDGHQIVVYDGSGLFSAARVWWLFRLMGKTDIAVLDGGLPKWQAEGRPLEDLPPTVRDRHMTVSRQNQMVKDVTQVASASKLGDYVIVDARAPERFKGETPEPREGLRSGHIPNSRNVFYKDLLNPDGTMKSNEVLAEVFRKAGVDLAKPAILSCGSGVTAAILALAMERLGKTDHAVYDGSWSEWGTFDDLPIATGDA; this is encoded by the coding sequence ATGGCTTCCGATGACCCTAAAACACTCGTTTCAACCGCTTGGTTGGCTGATCATTTGAAAGATCCAGATCTTCGGGTCTTGGACGCATCATGGTTCATGCCTGACGCAGGACGTGACGCCAAAGCTGAGTATAGTGCCGCTCATATTCCTGGCGCGCGCTTCTTTGACATTGATGATGTGAGCGACCATCGCTCTGAGCTGCCACACAAGGTGCCGTCAGTTGAGAAATTCATGTCACGCATGCGCAAGATGGGTGTGGGCGATGGGCACCAGATTGTCGTCTATGATGGCTCGGGCCTGTTCAGCGCCGCACGTGTTTGGTGGTTGTTCCGACTGATGGGCAAAACCGATATTGCCGTTTTGGACGGTGGACTTCCTAAATGGCAGGCAGAAGGCCGCCCCCTTGAAGACCTGCCGCCAACGGTGCGGGACCGTCACATGACAGTGAGCCGTCAGAACCAAATGGTGAAGGACGTGACGCAGGTCGCATCCGCGTCCAAACTTGGCGATTACGTAATTGTGGACGCCCGAGCGCCGGAACGTTTCAAGGGTGAAACCCCTGAGCCACGCGAAGGGCTACGGTCTGGTCACATTCCAAATTCGCGCAATGTTTTTTACAAAGATTTGCTGAACCCCGATGGGACCATGAAATCTAATGAGGTTTTGGCCGAAGTGTTCCGCAAGGCGGGTGTTGATCTGGCCAAGCCTGCGATCTTGTCGTGTGGGTCTGGGGTTACGGCCGCAATCCTCGCGCTTGCGATGGAACGTTTGGGCAAGACTGACCACGCTGTTTATGATGGAAGCTGGTCCGAATGGGGCACTTTCGATGATTTACCAATTGCCACTGGAGACGCTTAA
- the smpB gene encoding SsrA-binding protein SmpB — translation MAKKPVTDPNYKVIAENRRARYDFAIESDIECGIILAGSEVKSLRTGQSNIADSYAAVENDELWLVNSYIAPYKQAMFPHEERARRKLLVSKREMIRMWNATQREGMTLVPLVMYFNHKGRVKIKIAIAKGKQKQDKRATEAKRDWGRQKARLLRHGD, via the coding sequence ATGGCAAAGAAACCCGTTACCGACCCAAACTACAAAGTCATCGCCGAGAACCGGCGTGCCCGCTACGATTTCGCAATCGAGAGCGACATTGAGTGCGGGATCATTCTGGCGGGGTCCGAGGTGAAGTCACTTCGCACCGGGCAATCCAACATCGCTGACAGTTATGCGGCAGTGGAAAACGACGAACTTTGGCTCGTGAATTCCTATATCGCGCCGTACAAACAAGCGATGTTCCCACACGAAGAACGGGCGCGGCGTAAGTTGCTTGTCTCAAAACGTGAGATGATACGGATGTGGAATGCGACCCAGCGTGAGGGCATGACCCTTGTGCCGTTGGTTATGTATTTCAACCACAAAGGCCGCGTGAAAATCAAAATCGCGATCGCAAAAGGTAAGCAAAAGCAAGACAAACGCGCCACCGAAGCGAAGCGTGATTGGGGTCGCCAGAAGGCCAGATTGCTGCGTCACGGCGATTAA
- a CDS encoding winged helix-turn-helix domain-containing protein — protein MLPIIDNQTARRIFLDNHLLLGARSGAGKGDDLQSVIDHLGFVQVDSVNTLARAHDLILWSRRQQYRAPNLPKHMKTRGAFEHWTHDASVISMQHFAMWRHKFTKDKAFMDKRWGAWRREGFREQLDGVLRQITDEGGCSSMDVGKDEKKGSGGWWDWHPSKTALEYLWRSGDLSVCHRKGFRKVYDLTERVIPQEHLDVQVSEEDMIDWACMSALKRLGFGTSGEIAAFYEIITPAQAKAWCAAALANHRIAEVQIESADGSLRSSFIMADKLDPPTPEPNNRVRLLSPFDPALRDRKRAERLFTFHYRIEIFVPAPKRQYGYYVFPVMQGDRMIGRVDTKRDGEATLVTAFWPEKGVRMGKARVRALEAEIERVATFVGSTDVTWAADWLKEKA, from the coding sequence ATGTTACCGATCATCGACAACCAAACTGCCCGCCGCATATTCCTCGATAACCACTTACTGTTGGGTGCGCGGTCAGGGGCGGGCAAGGGTGATGACCTGCAATCGGTGATCGACCACCTCGGGTTTGTGCAGGTCGACAGCGTGAACACACTGGCCCGTGCCCACGACCTGATCCTTTGGTCGCGTCGCCAACAATACCGCGCGCCGAATTTGCCCAAGCATATGAAAACCCGTGGTGCGTTCGAACACTGGACACATGATGCGTCCGTCATTTCGATGCAGCACTTCGCGATGTGGCGTCACAAGTTCACCAAGGACAAAGCGTTTATGGATAAACGCTGGGGCGCTTGGCGGCGCGAGGGATTTCGTGAACAGCTCGACGGCGTGCTGCGTCAGATCACGGATGAGGGCGGATGTTCGTCCATGGATGTAGGCAAGGACGAAAAGAAAGGGTCAGGCGGCTGGTGGGACTGGCATCCGTCTAAAACCGCACTCGAATATCTTTGGCGTTCGGGCGATTTGTCCGTTTGCCACCGCAAAGGGTTTCGCAAGGTCTATGACCTGACCGAACGGGTCATCCCGCAAGAACACCTCGATGTACAAGTTTCCGAAGAAGACATGATCGACTGGGCCTGTATGTCGGCACTTAAACGTCTTGGCTTTGGAACCTCAGGCGAAATCGCTGCCTTTTATGAGATCATAACGCCTGCGCAAGCAAAGGCATGGTGCGCAGCTGCCTTGGCAAACCACCGCATTGCCGAAGTTCAGATTGAATCCGCCGATGGGTCTCTTCGCTCATCCTTTATCATGGCTGATAAGCTCGACCCGCCCACGCCAGAACCGAATAATCGTGTCCGGTTGCTTTCCCCATTCGACCCTGCCTTGCGTGACCGCAAACGCGCCGAGCGCCTTTTCACTTTCCATTACCGCATCGAAATCTTCGTGCCCGCCCCAAAACGGCAATACGGTTATTACGTATTTCCCGTCATGCAGGGCGATCGCATGATTGGCCGCGTCGACACCAAGCGCGACGGGGAGGCAACATTGGTCACGGCATTTTGGCCTGAAAAGGGTGTCCGCATGGGCAAAGCCCGCGTTCGCGCGCTTGAAGCCGAAATAGAACGCGTCGCGACTTTTGTTGGCAGTACAGACGTAACATGGGCTGCGGATTGGCTAAAAGAAAAAGCTTGA
- the dapA gene encoding 4-hydroxy-tetrahydrodipicolinate synthase, producing MIKGSLPALVTPFANGQLDLDTLKKLVEWHVDQGSHGLVPVGTTGESPTLTHSEHDKVVETVVEAANGRFPIVAGAGSNNTAETVRLVKAAKAAGADAALVVTPYYNKPTQRGLIAHYMAAADCGLPIVIYNIPGRSVVDMTPETMGELAKHEMIMGVKDATGDLARVPNQRLSCGTDFVQVSGEDPTAIGFNAQGGVGCISVTANVAPALCAQMQNATLAGDYDAALAINDRLMPLHKAIFTEPGLVSAKYGMSLLGMCSEEVRSPLTGLLDETKELMRSAMVHAGLLN from the coding sequence ATGATCAAAGGTTCTTTGCCTGCTCTTGTCACGCCGTTCGCGAACGGCCAGCTGGATCTCGATACGTTGAAAAAACTTGTCGAGTGGCATGTGGATCAAGGGTCCCACGGGTTGGTTCCTGTTGGAACGACCGGCGAATCCCCCACATTGACCCATTCCGAGCATGACAAAGTCGTTGAAACAGTTGTCGAAGCCGCCAATGGGCGTTTCCCGATTGTTGCTGGTGCTGGGTCTAACAACACGGCTGAAACTGTGCGGTTGGTGAAGGCTGCTAAGGCCGCGGGCGCGGATGCGGCATTGGTCGTAACGCCGTACTACAACAAGCCTACGCAGCGTGGGCTTATTGCCCATTACATGGCGGCGGCTGACTGTGGCTTGCCGATTGTAATCTACAACATACCTGGTCGTTCAGTTGTCGACATGACGCCGGAAACGATGGGTGAGTTGGCGAAGCATGAGATGATCATGGGCGTCAAAGACGCGACGGGTGATTTGGCTCGGGTTCCTAATCAGCGCCTGTCTTGTGGGACAGATTTCGTTCAGGTGTCCGGCGAAGACCCGACTGCGATTGGATTTAATGCGCAAGGCGGCGTTGGTTGTATTTCTGTAACCGCGAACGTGGCGCCTGCGCTTTGTGCGCAGATGCAGAACGCGACTTTGGCTGGTGATTATGATGCAGCTTTAGCGATCAATGACCGTTTGATGCCGCTTCATAAGGCGATCTTTACCGAGCCAGGCTTGGTTAGCGCGAAATACGGGATGTCGTTGCTGGGGATGTGTTCTGAAGAAGTGCGCTCGCCGCTGACAGGGTTATTGGATGAAACCAAAGAACTGATGCGCAGCGCGATGGTGCATGCGGGTTTGTTGAACTGA
- a CDS encoding lytic transglycosylase domain-containing protein — MKTIVISALAGWLMVVPVWAQESPDDETFSDALASLAGSTDASPSFVNGTEVEQDLLEWVNYRDNDTEAPFASYTDFLNRRPNWPGNSRIRANAERAIDENVSTLDALRFFDGSDIETGQGAVAFANALIADGRSADAAAMLIDVWTSDALTTSSHQAIINAYPEVVAPYHEARADMLLWRWRTTDATNVLPLLDEGQQALTRARIAIINRAGDINDREELIPERLKDSPGLHYDRFNWFADRGDWTQASIILTAQSTSADRLGIPWRWGSWRRTLARWHMREGNIDLAYAFASDHFIAPDESNYADLEWLSGYIALTYLKDYNLALTHFERFDGAVTSPISKGRAGYWLGRTHEGLGNAEAAIAAFQMGAQHQTSFYGLLSAERLGLTMNPDLVGGEDFGNWRTSQVLDNELVQAGLALLGAGERGLAVLFFRDAAQSMSRQEIGQLGAMFMDLEEPFYTVLIAKTAVRDHLIVQDAYFPIHPMAQMDLPVEPALALAIARQESEFRTDAGSSVGALGLMQLMPATAQEVAGWLDLPYGRSRLTTDWAYNAALGSEYLAFLTREFGDSPVMIAAGYNAGPSRPKSWMDERGDPRRNILNPDPVDVIDWIEHIPFRETRNYVMRVTEGIPVYRARLTGQIGPVAFTDILIGAAPVIRPVARPDRDVEAPPVPVETDLQPDPDLPPVRRAGELAPTGPTGPQSIRPVARAGD, encoded by the coding sequence ATGAAAACAATCGTCATATCAGCGCTGGCCGGATGGCTAATGGTTGTGCCCGTATGGGCGCAAGAATCGCCTGATGACGAGACGTTCTCGGATGCTTTGGCGTCATTGGCAGGCAGCACCGACGCGTCGCCAAGTTTTGTGAACGGCACCGAGGTTGAGCAAGACCTGCTGGAATGGGTGAACTATCGCGACAACGACACAGAGGCGCCGTTTGCAAGCTACACAGATTTCCTTAACCGTCGCCCCAACTGGCCGGGGAACAGCCGTATCCGCGCAAACGCTGAACGGGCGATAGATGAAAACGTATCTACACTCGATGCGCTGCGATTCTTTGATGGTTCTGACATTGAAACGGGGCAGGGCGCTGTCGCCTTCGCAAATGCACTTATTGCCGATGGTCGCAGCGCAGACGCCGCCGCGATGCTCATTGACGTCTGGACCAGCGACGCGCTGACGACATCCAGCCACCAAGCGATCATCAACGCATATCCCGAAGTTGTGGCACCCTATCACGAGGCCCGCGCCGATATGCTTCTTTGGCGGTGGCGTACCACTGATGCCACCAACGTTCTGCCACTGCTGGATGAAGGCCAACAAGCCCTAACCCGTGCGCGGATCGCGATTATCAATCGCGCTGGCGACATTAATGATCGCGAAGAGCTCATTCCGGAACGGCTAAAAGACAGCCCCGGTCTTCATTATGATCGTTTCAACTGGTTTGCAGATCGCGGCGACTGGACCCAAGCCAGTATCATTCTTACGGCGCAATCAACCAGTGCAGACCGTTTGGGAATCCCTTGGCGGTGGGGCTCTTGGCGACGCACGCTCGCCCGTTGGCACATGCGCGAAGGCAACATCGACCTCGCCTATGCGTTCGCGTCCGACCATTTTATTGCGCCAGATGAAAGCAACTACGCAGACCTTGAGTGGCTGTCGGGCTACATCGCCTTGACATACCTTAAGGATTACAACCTCGCGCTCACGCATTTCGAACGCTTCGATGGCGCCGTTACTTCGCCTATTTCCAAAGGGCGAGCGGGCTATTGGCTGGGGCGCACGCACGAAGGGCTGGGCAACGCCGAAGCCGCAATCGCAGCCTTCCAAATGGGTGCGCAACATCAGACATCGTTTTACGGATTATTGTCCGCCGAACGGTTGGGCCTGACAATGAACCCCGATTTGGTCGGCGGCGAAGACTTTGGCAATTGGCGAACAAGTCAAGTTCTAGACAATGAACTTGTGCAAGCGGGTCTAGCCTTACTTGGTGCGGGCGAACGTGGCCTTGCCGTTCTGTTCTTCCGTGACGCTGCGCAGTCAATGTCGCGGCAGGAAATCGGCCAACTCGGCGCGATGTTCATGGATTTGGAGGAGCCGTTTTACACGGTCCTGATCGCCAAAACCGCCGTGCGCGATCATCTTATTGTGCAGGATGCCTATTTCCCAATTCACCCAATGGCGCAGATGGACCTTCCTGTTGAACCCGCCCTTGCATTGGCAATTGCCCGCCAAGAATCCGAGTTCCGCACAGATGCCGGCAGCAGTGTGGGTGCGCTGGGCTTGATGCAATTAATGCCTGCGACGGCCCAAGAGGTCGCAGGTTGGCTTGATTTGCCTTATGGTCGTTCGCGCCTGACAACCGACTGGGCCTATAACGCGGCGCTCGGGTCTGAATATCTTGCGTTTCTCACCCGTGAATTTGGCGACTCTCCGGTAATGATCGCCGCTGGTTACAATGCGGGCCCAAGCCGCCCGAAGTCATGGATGGACGAACGGGGTGATCCGCGCCGCAATATCTTGAACCCTGATCCGGTGGACGTGATCGACTGGATTGAACACATCCCGTTTCGCGAAACCCGCAACTACGTGATGCGCGTGACCGAAGGCATCCCCGTCTACCGTGCACGGCTAACGGGGCAAATCGGCCCTGTCGCGTTCACTGATATCCTGATTGGTGCCGCGCCGGTCATTCGTCCCGTTGCACGTCCTGATCGTGACGTCGAAGCACCGCCTGTTCCAGTGGAAACCGATCTGCAGCCAGACCCCGATCTCCCGCCAGTCCGCCGCGCTGGTGAGCTCGCGCCAACGGGTCCAACAGGCCCACAATCCATCCGCCCCGTTGCACGTGCAGGTGACTAA
- a CDS encoding DMT family transporter: MTTQNVRLGILLMIATTFVFAVQDGISRYLAGEYNVLMIVTIRYWFFAAFVIAIAKRQMGSVRAAAATRQPFLQAFRGLLLASEICVMVTAFIYLGLVEAHAIFTCYPLLIAALSGPILGENVGWRRWSAIGVGFIGVLIILKPGVAVFTPAAAIPLLAAFMFALYGLLTRYAARKDSTATSFFWTGVVGAIALTPLGLWMWEPMAGNDWWWMGALCITGVSGHWLLIKTYEVAEASSVQPFAYLQLVFASAIGITVFSETVALNVALGAALVVAAGMFTLWRARRAA, encoded by the coding sequence ATGACCACCCAAAACGTCCGCCTTGGCATTTTGTTGATGATCGCGACGACATTCGTATTTGCGGTTCAAGACGGGATCAGCCGGTATCTGGCAGGCGAATACAATGTGTTGATGATTGTCACCATCCGCTACTGGTTTTTCGCGGCTTTTGTGATTGCCATCGCGAAACGACAGATGGGATCTGTTCGGGCGGCAGCGGCAACGCGTCAACCATTCCTGCAAGCCTTTCGCGGGCTACTTTTGGCGTCCGAGATTTGCGTAATGGTCACGGCGTTTATCTACCTCGGACTAGTTGAGGCACATGCGATATTCACCTGTTACCCACTTTTAATCGCCGCGTTGTCCGGCCCCATTTTAGGGGAAAACGTCGGTTGGCGGAGATGGTCCGCCATTGGCGTGGGATTTATCGGTGTGTTGATTATTCTAAAGCCAGGGGTCGCGGTTTTCACCCCTGCGGCGGCAATTCCGTTATTGGCCGCATTCATGTTCGCGCTTTATGGGCTGCTGACGCGATACGCGGCCCGCAAAGACAGCACAGCAACGTCGTTTTTTTGGACGGGCGTCGTCGGGGCCATCGCGTTGACCCCTCTGGGCCTATGGATGTGGGAGCCGATGGCTGGAAACGATTGGTGGTGGATGGGCGCGCTTTGCATCACGGGAGTGTCAGGGCATTGGTTGTTGATCAAAACTTATGAGGTCGCTGAGGCGAGTTCGGTGCAGCCGTTTGCCTATCTGCAACTGGTCTTTGCCAGCGCCATCGGGATTACAGTTTTCAGCGAAACCGTGGCGCTGAATGTCGCGCTTGGGGCGGCTCTGGTTGTTGCTGCGGGCATGTTCACATTGTGGCGCGCACGACGCGCTGCTTAG
- the mnmD gene encoding tRNA (5-methylaminomethyl-2-thiouridine)(34)-methyltransferase MnmD has translation MTDQRANLEWRDSGVPVSLQFDDPYYSLDDGVAETQHVFLRGNDLPERFQDGFHVAELGFGTGLNFLVTLAAWRKAGVKGKLHFTSFEAFPMPIADMIRALNAFEGLPMDLIEDDSDMEILSPQIGGPDFELRVIVGDARETLPDWDGRADAWYLDGFSPAKNPELWGADLMAQVGVHTAKGGTVATYTAAGFVRRGLADAGFTIERVPGFGRKRHMVRGAL, from the coding sequence ATGACAGACCAGCGGGCGAATTTGGAATGGCGCGACAGTGGGGTGCCGGTGTCGTTGCAATTTGACGATCCGTATTACTCGCTTGATGATGGCGTAGCCGAGACGCAGCATGTGTTTTTGCGCGGGAATGACCTACCTGAGCGGTTTCAAGATGGGTTTCATGTGGCCGAGCTGGGGTTTGGCACCGGTCTGAATTTCCTCGTGACTTTGGCAGCGTGGCGCAAGGCGGGCGTGAAAGGCAAGCTGCATTTCACCAGCTTTGAGGCCTTTCCGATGCCTATTGCAGACATGATCCGCGCGTTGAACGCGTTCGAAGGCTTGCCGATGGATCTCATAGAAGATGACTCCGACATGGAGATCCTGAGCCCGCAAATTGGCGGGCCCGATTTTGAACTGCGCGTGATTGTCGGGGACGCACGCGAAACTTTGCCTGATTGGGATGGCCGTGCGGATGCGTGGTACCTTGATGGGTTTTCCCCAGCCAAGAACCCCGAGCTTTGGGGCGCGGATTTGATGGCTCAGGTCGGGGTGCATACCGCAAAAGGCGGCACGGTTGCAACGTATACTGCTGCTGGATTTGTGCGCCGTGGGCTGGCGGACGCTGGTTTCACGATTGAGCGTGTGCCGGGATTTGGACGCAAGCGACACATGGTGCGAGGGGCATTATGA
- a CDS encoding NAD(P)/FAD-dependent oxidoreductase — protein sequence MATVDVTIRGAGAFGLSVAWACQKAGATVRVIDPNGVASGASGGIVGALAPHVPEQWNPKKAFQLESLLMAESWWADVEAAGGLASGYARTGRLQALPENALKLAQERGLNAQTLWQGRAVWEVVDAHSGFTPKSESGLLIHDTLTGRIHPKQACHSLAAAIQSGGGEIVTDAAHEGHVVWATGWEGLDELTAQHTRLVGAGIKGQAILLDYDARTAPQLFIDGLHIIPHFDGTTAIGATTEREFDEPFTTDAQCDTLLAKARAAVPALQDAPEIRRWAGLRPRARTRAPMLGEHPFCKGEFIANGGFKIGFGMAPLAAEKLAQLILKGENTIPPDFDPVKSL from the coding sequence ATGGCAACGGTTGATGTGACAATTCGCGGGGCAGGGGCATTCGGCCTGAGCGTTGCTTGGGCGTGCCAAAAAGCGGGCGCAACCGTGCGTGTTATTGACCCCAACGGCGTCGCGTCAGGTGCGTCGGGTGGTATTGTCGGCGCACTCGCCCCGCATGTGCCTGAACAATGGAACCCAAAAAAAGCGTTCCAATTGGAAAGTCTTTTGATGGCTGAAAGTTGGTGGGCGGACGTGGAAGCCGCGGGTGGCTTAGCATCTGGTTATGCCCGAACTGGGCGCCTGCAAGCATTGCCCGAAAACGCCTTAAAGCTCGCCCAAGAACGCGGACTCAACGCGCAAACATTGTGGCAGGGCCGCGCTGTTTGGGAGGTGGTTGACGCGCATAGCGGCTTCACCCCGAAATCCGAATCTGGCCTGCTCATCCATGACACACTGACGGGACGCATTCACCCCAAGCAAGCGTGCCATTCCCTCGCCGCAGCCATCCAATCAGGCGGCGGTGAGATTGTGACTGATGCAGCGCATGAAGGCCACGTCGTCTGGGCAACTGGCTGGGAAGGTCTTGATGAATTGACAGCACAGCACACGCGCCTTGTCGGTGCAGGTATCAAAGGCCAAGCAATACTTCTGGATTATGACGCGCGCACCGCACCGCAACTGTTCATCGATGGGCTGCACATCATCCCGCATTTCGATGGCACGACAGCAATCGGCGCCACGACCGAGCGTGAATTTGACGAACCATTCACAACCGATGCCCAATGCGACACTCTTCTTGCCAAAGCCCGCGCAGCGGTTCCCGCCTTGCAGGACGCCCCTGAAATTCGTCGTTGGGCGGGCTTGCGGCCACGTGCGCGCACCCGCGCACCCATGCTTGGTGAACATCCGTTCTGCAAAGGTGAATTCATCGCGAACGGTGGCTTCAAAATCGGATTTGGTATGGCCCCGCTTGCGGCCGAGAAACTCGCTCAACTTATCCTGAAAGGCGAAAACACGATCCCGCCTGACTTCGACCCAGTCAAAAGCCTTTAG
- a CDS encoding FAS1-like dehydratase domain-containing protein gives MTVQTSSTQSLTDILDPARARALQATLGMEQTIESGSTLPPFFHHIYFWDPQPPENLGRDGHPALGGFLPDMGLPRRMWAAGRLLFHANLRAGVQADKVSNIEGVTRKTGRSGPLAFVRVRHDIRQRGTVVLSEWQDLVYREDDGETPERPTARTDETHSQTVEFDRTTLFRYSALTFNGHRIHYDRPYARRVEKYDDLVVHGPLLAQHLMLMGEAQLGKPLTEVTYRATAPLCEPQSATLCWADGAAWVRGPKGEQCMEAVMR, from the coding sequence ATGACAGTGCAGACATCATCAACACAATCACTAACCGACATATTGGACCCTGCCCGCGCGCGCGCGTTGCAAGCGACCTTGGGGATGGAGCAAACGATTGAAAGCGGCAGCACGTTGCCTCCGTTTTTTCATCACATCTACTTTTGGGACCCGCAACCACCAGAAAACCTAGGGCGTGACGGGCATCCGGCCTTGGGTGGGTTCCTGCCTGACATGGGATTACCGCGGCGGATGTGGGCCGCTGGACGGTTGTTGTTTCATGCGAATTTGCGGGCGGGTGTGCAGGCTGACAAGGTTTCAAACATCGAAGGTGTGACCCGGAAAACAGGGCGATCTGGCCCGCTGGCATTCGTGCGGGTGCGCCATGACATACGTCAGCGGGGAACCGTTGTGCTGAGCGAATGGCAGGATCTAGTCTACCGCGAAGATGATGGTGAGACCCCGGAGCGGCCAACAGCGCGGACCGATGAAACCCATTCACAGACGGTCGAATTCGACCGAACAACGTTGTTTCGTTACTCTGCACTGACGTTCAATGGGCACCGCATTCACTATGACCGACCCTACGCCCGGCGTGTTGAGAAGTATGACGATCTGGTCGTGCATGGGCCACTGCTGGCGCAACATTTGATGCTTATGGGGGAGGCGCAATTGGGCAAGCCGCTGACCGAAGTGACCTACCGCGCAACAGCCCCATTGTGTGAACCGCAATCTGCAACCCTGTGCTGGGCGGATGGCGCGGCATGGGTACGCGGACCGAAGGGCGAGCAGTGCATGGAAGCGGTGATGCGCTAA
- a CDS encoding VOC family protein → MPKLKSLDHLVLTVASTDATSAFYETVLGMTVEQFVVADGSTRTALFFGCQKINLHQTGAEFEPHAQHPTSGSADLCFLSDTPIPDWIAHFVSLDVPILEGPIKRTGATGPLLSIYIRDPDGNLIEVATTQ, encoded by the coding sequence GTGCCCAAGCTGAAATCTTTAGATCATCTCGTACTGACGGTCGCCTCTACTGATGCGACGTCCGCGTTCTATGAAACGGTCTTAGGCATGACCGTTGAGCAGTTTGTAGTCGCTGATGGCTCAACACGAACGGCGCTTTTCTTTGGGTGTCAGAAAATCAACCTGCACCAAACCGGCGCTGAATTTGAACCACACGCGCAGCACCCGACATCTGGCTCTGCCGATCTGTGTTTCTTATCGGACACGCCAATTCCAGACTGGATCGCTCACTTCGTATCGCTCGACGTTCCCATTCTTGAAGGCCCGATTAAACGCACAGGGGCGACCGGACCGCTCCTGTCAATCTACATTCGCGATCCTGACGGCAACCTGATCGAGGTCGCCACCACACAGTAG